The following coding sequences lie in one Klebsiella huaxiensis genomic window:
- the ygfZ gene encoding tRNA-modifying protein YgfZ, which produces MAFTPFPPRQPSSCARLPLTLMTLDDWALATITGADGEKYLQGQITADISQLTNEQHLLAAHCDAKGKMWSNLRVFRRNEGFAWIERRSLRDAQLTELKKYAVFSKVTIAADDELVLLGVAGFQARAALAPLFSELPNADKQVVSEGSTSLLWFEHPAERFLLVTDETTATRVTEALRGEAQLNNSQQWLALNIEAGLPVIDSANSAQFIPQATNLQALGGISFKKGCYTGQEMVARAKFRGANKRALWSLAGKASRVPEAGEDLELKMGENWRRTGTVLAAVQLDDGRLLVQAVMNNDMEPDSVFRVRDDAGSLSIEPLPYSLEEG; this is translated from the coding sequence ATGGCTTTTACACCTTTTCCTCCGCGTCAGCCTTCCTCTTGCGCGCGTCTGCCGTTAACGCTGATGACGCTGGATGACTGGGCGCTGGCGACGATTACCGGTGCGGATGGCGAAAAATATCTGCAAGGGCAGATTACCGCTGATATCAGTCAACTGACCAACGAGCAGCACCTTCTTGCCGCGCATTGCGATGCTAAAGGCAAGATGTGGAGCAACCTGCGCGTTTTCCGTCGTAACGAGGGGTTTGCGTGGATTGAACGCCGCAGCCTGCGCGACGCGCAATTGACTGAACTGAAAAAATACGCGGTGTTCTCTAAAGTGACGATCGCCGCCGATGATGAACTGGTGCTGCTGGGCGTCGCCGGTTTCCAGGCTCGTGCCGCGCTGGCACCGCTGTTTAGCGAACTGCCGAATGCCGACAAACAGGTTGTCAGTGAAGGATCCACCAGCCTGCTGTGGTTTGAGCATCCGGCCGAGCGTTTCCTGCTGGTGACCGATGAGACAACCGCCACCCGCGTCACCGAGGCCTTGCGCGGTGAAGCACAGCTTAACAACAGCCAGCAGTGGCTAGCGCTGAATATTGAAGCCGGACTGCCGGTTATCGACAGCGCCAACAGCGCACAGTTTATTCCGCAAGCGACTAACCTTCAGGCATTGGGCGGCATCAGCTTTAAGAAAGGCTGCTACACCGGTCAGGAAATGGTTGCCCGCGCAAAATTCCGCGGTGCCAACAAGCGTGCTCTGTGGTCCCTGGCGGGGAAAGCCAGCCGCGTGCCGGAAGCCGGGGAGGACCTTGAGCTGAAAATGGGTGAAAACTGGCGCCGTACCGGTACCGTTTTAGCCGCCGTGCAGTTAGACGATGGTCGCCTGCTGGTGCAGGCGGTGATGAATAACGATATGGAGCCCGACAGCGTATTCCGTGTGCGCGATGATGCCGGTAGCCTGAGTATCGAACCGCTGCCGTATTCGCTGGAAGAAGGTTAA